One region of Permianibacter fluminis genomic DNA includes:
- the egtD gene encoding L-histidine N(alpha)-methyltransferase — MKTTTLHKRDRLDQLDRHTDPRLAEIVAGLQATPKRLSPKYFYDAVGSKLFDRICHLPEYYPTRTEVDILSRQRQAIAKVLGTGMELIEFGSGSSIKIRLLLQTLRPENYLPVDISAQHLHESARKLKADYPWLKLTPICLDYSQPFSLPVSRQQRIGFFPGSSIGNFEPADAEQFLRQVATLLGSGNGLLIGVDTPKDETILNAAYNDGDGVTAAFNLNILQHINALTGSKFDTARFAHQAFYNADAGRIEMHLRSVTEQRVAIAGEWIHLAAGETIHTENSYKYSRSAFLALAERAGYEPVQTWADDRDWFNVHYLRVR; from the coding sequence ATGAAAACCACAACCCTGCACAAACGCGATCGACTGGATCAACTCGATCGGCACACCGACCCGCGACTGGCCGAGATTGTGGCCGGCCTGCAGGCAACGCCAAAGCGACTTTCGCCAAAATATTTCTACGACGCCGTCGGCTCGAAGCTGTTCGACCGCATTTGTCATTTACCCGAGTATTATCCGACCCGCACCGAGGTCGATATTCTGAGCCGGCAACGGCAGGCGATTGCAAAAGTGCTCGGCACCGGTATGGAGCTGATCGAATTTGGCAGTGGCAGCAGCATCAAGATTCGGCTGTTGCTGCAGACGTTGCGGCCGGAAAATTATCTGCCGGTCGATATCTCGGCCCAGCATCTGCACGAGTCGGCACGCAAGCTGAAGGCGGATTATCCCTGGCTGAAGCTGACGCCCATCTGTCTGGATTACAGCCAGCCATTCAGCTTGCCGGTCAGCCGTCAGCAGCGCATTGGCTTTTTTCCCGGCTCCAGCATCGGCAATTTCGAACCGGCTGATGCCGAGCAATTTCTGCGGCAAGTCGCAACGCTGCTCGGTTCTGGCAATGGCCTGCTGATCGGCGTCGATACGCCGAAGGACGAAACGATTCTGAATGCGGCCTACAACGATGGCGATGGCGTTACTGCGGCGTTCAACCTGAATATCCTGCAGCACATCAATGCGTTGACCGGTAGCAAGTTTGATACGGCGCGCTTTGCTCATCAGGCGTTTTATAACGCCGACGCCGGTCGCATCGAAATGCACCTGCGGTCAGTGACGGAGCAACGGGTCGCCATTGCCGGCGAGTGGATCCACTTGGCCGCTGGCGAAACCATCCACACCGAAAATTCCTACAAGTATTCCCGCTCGGCGTTTTTGGCGCTGGCCGAACGTGCTGGCTACGAGCCCGTGCAAACCTGGGCCGATGATCGCGATTGGTTCAATGTGCATTATTTGCGGGTGCGCTAA
- a CDS encoding 2'-5' RNA ligase family protein, whose product MNLTAPIVRRQLTLFVPDVVAVELEALRRVLDPVQSRLIAAHVTLCREDELGACTESELRARIARCPIRALQLQFGPAEVFYEHGIRLPSIGDERDFHTLRQYLLGTEAIRLQSPHITLAHPRNPKAPGNSLATATALTTPFTIRFSTISWIEQRGTAPWQLLSQLT is encoded by the coding sequence ATGAACCTGACTGCGCCGATTGTGCGTCGGCAATTGACCTTGTTTGTGCCCGATGTCGTGGCAGTGGAGCTGGAGGCGCTGCGTCGGGTGCTGGACCCGGTGCAGAGTCGGCTCATTGCCGCGCACGTGACGCTGTGCCGCGAAGACGAGCTCGGTGCCTGCACAGAGTCGGAACTGCGCGCGCGCATAGCCCGCTGTCCGATCAGGGCGCTGCAATTACAGTTCGGCCCAGCCGAAGTGTTTTATGAGCACGGCATCCGCTTGCCCAGCATCGGCGATGAGCGGGATTTTCATACGCTGCGCCAGTACTTGCTTGGCACCGAAGCCATTCGCCTGCAGTCACCGCACATCACGCTGGCTCATCCACGCAATCCCAAAGCGCCGGGCAACAGCCTGGCGACCGCCACCGCGCTGACGACACCGTTCACCATCCGGTTCTCGACGATATCCTGGATCGAGCAGCGTGGTACCGCGCCCTGGCAATTGCTCAGTCAGCTGACCTGA
- a CDS encoding DUF6970 domain-containing protein → MQTILKILIAGSAALLPVLAHSQEPVSRSETPAWLQQKITADEALPEHAGAFAIWQLQHHGKPAYLVISPCCDQYNPLYDEQGKLLCHPTGGIVGQGDSQCPFPADPGTPIRLVWLNPKSSVKQLDPPQLSKSQQ, encoded by the coding sequence ATGCAAACCATTCTCAAGATACTGATAGCCGGCAGTGCAGCGTTGCTTCCGGTGCTTGCCCATAGTCAGGAGCCCGTTTCACGCAGTGAAACCCCGGCCTGGTTACAACAGAAAATAACCGCGGACGAAGCGCTGCCGGAACATGCCGGGGCGTTTGCGATCTGGCAGTTGCAGCATCACGGCAAGCCAGCGTATCTGGTGATCTCGCCTTGCTGTGATCAATACAATCCGCTCTACGACGAACAGGGCAAGCTGCTTTGTCATCCGACCGGCGGTATTGTCGGTCAGGGCGATAGCCAGTGTCCCTTCCCGGCGGACCCGGGCACGCCGATACGCCTGGTCTGGCTGAATCCGAAATCGTCGGTTAAACAGTTGGACCCGCCGCAACTGTCGAAGTCACAACAATAA
- a CDS encoding amidohydrolase family protein encodes MNKTTFRRTLLALHAAGALAAAVFASNSSHAAESAAGANLLIENVTIVSPELAAPQPGRWVRIENGRISAIADHAITAPAGTRRLNGAGKFLTPGLMDSHVHVSIPAGLPFGVQSPGLDRLVSDYQRQQPRSYLYFGVTQLLDPAGFEDGIAAFKAQPQKPDLFRCGAASVLNGYPRIVAGNEVHSILPEFIYEPENPDPIPAGVDPAQHTPEAVVARIAASGARCIKIFIEDGFGEAHHMPLLKPKTMARVRAAAHQAGLLVVAHANAYDMQQIAVTADVDVLAHGLWSWGKLSSADGLPSEIAALMQQVQQKHIGFQPTLRVVAGLRDLFVPATLSDPVLSKITPPAVLDFYRSADGKFFQQELRADFGDGSDAELAAVYEKIYQQGARVTRYLHSIGQPLLLASDTPSAPVYANQPGYNSYQELRALINAGIPLDAAFRAGTLNNARQFGLDGDYGTVEQGKIANLLLLASNPLQTADAWAQIETVILHGNPLARESLAAN; translated from the coding sequence ATGAACAAAACCACTTTTCGCCGCACGTTGCTGGCCCTTCATGCCGCCGGCGCGCTCGCCGCGGCGGTGTTCGCCAGCAACAGCAGCCACGCGGCCGAAAGCGCCGCCGGCGCCAATCTGCTGATCGAAAACGTCACCATTGTCTCGCCCGAGCTGGCCGCGCCGCAGCCCGGCCGCTGGGTCCGCATCGAAAACGGTCGCATCAGTGCCATCGCCGACCACGCCATTACCGCGCCAGCCGGCACCCGCCGCCTGAACGGTGCCGGCAAGTTTCTGACCCCCGGCCTGATGGACAGCCACGTCCACGTCAGCATTCCGGCTGGGCTGCCGTTTGGCGTGCAGTCGCCGGGGCTCGACCGTTTGGTGAGTGATTATCAGCGCCAGCAACCGCGCAGCTATCTCTACTTCGGCGTGACCCAGTTGCTCGATCCGGCCGGCTTTGAAGACGGCATCGCGGCTTTCAAGGCCCAGCCGCAAAAACCGGATCTATTCCGGTGCGGCGCCGCTTCGGTGCTGAACGGCTATCCACGCATTGTCGCGGGCAACGAAGTACACAGCATCCTTCCGGAATTCATTTACGAGCCGGAAAACCCGGATCCGATTCCGGCCGGCGTCGACCCGGCCCAGCACACGCCGGAAGCGGTGGTGGCGCGCATTGCTGCCAGCGGTGCCCGCTGCATCAAGATCTTCATCGAGGATGGTTTTGGTGAAGCGCATCACATGCCGCTGTTGAAACCGAAAACGATGGCGCGGGTGCGCGCTGCGGCCCATCAAGCCGGTCTGCTGGTCGTCGCCCATGCCAATGCCTATGACATGCAGCAGATCGCTGTTACGGCCGACGTGGATGTGTTGGCACACGGCCTCTGGAGCTGGGGCAAACTCAGCAGCGCCGACGGTTTGCCGAGTGAGATTGCTGCGCTGATGCAGCAAGTGCAACAAAAGCATATTGGCTTTCAACCGACGCTGCGTGTGGTCGCTGGACTGCGCGATCTGTTTGTGCCGGCCACGCTCAGTGATCCGGTACTGAGCAAAATCACCCCGCCAGCGGTGCTGGATTTTTATCGCAGCGCAGATGGCAAATTCTTCCAGCAGGAATTGCGCGCAGATTTCGGTGACGGCAGTGATGCCGAGCTGGCCGCAGTCTATGAAAAAATTTACCAGCAAGGTGCGCGCGTTACCCGCTACCTGCATAGCATCGGCCAGCCGCTGCTGCTGGCCAGCGACACGCCGTCGGCACCGGTTTACGCCAACCAGCCGGGCTACAACAGCTATCAGGAACTGCGCGCGCTGATCAACGCTGGCATTCCGCTTGACGCCGCCTTCCGCGCCGGTACGCTCAACAACGCCCGCCAGTTCGGTCTCGACGGCGACTACGGCACGGTCGAGCAGGGCAAGATCGCCAACCTGCTGCTGCTGGCCAGCAACCCGTTGCAAACGGCTGACGCCTGGGCGCAAATCGAAACCGTCATCCTGCACGGCAACCCGCTGGCCCGCGAATCGCTGGCGGCGAACTGA
- a CDS encoding tetratricopeptide repeat protein — protein MIDQTPLPLRPDRWQLGDWLVEPARNVLRDADGNERTLEPRVMAVLELLLAKAASGAEPVSDDTLLAQVWPGVAVSDASVYQAIAQLRKALGDSGKPYRYVGRVSGKGYYLMQPAQALAGSTGSFSGDFSNNVNNTTSSISTATPSQPPASPVLDKRTDTAAIAPALPRSKRYWPLLAAILALTGALGWLVLTHAPTPANPPANQPTAITATTTAPNPTGANPETVVIANNGMNNSGMSNSDAHADSPGWDDYLQGRWLWNQRKPEQLNEAASYFRAALAKDPNLALASVGLCDVFHFQHLYGDWPLSKVLAQCEPLLRDALQREPELGAALASFGLLKLTQGELDAAATFLERALTREPDNAMAWLWSGQILQRRGDVAGATERMRRAAELDPLSAIVKRSQSHLLMNTGDFIGAQQAFEEALLLEPDYADRALDEIEMRPLTVARAVAFIQWAKRFPDRSAANQAERGVGVQTNLAMVYLALRDLPQADAALQQAEAVAPQHPYVQLTRAVWWRAKGNPKQALAVLQRRAEQSAQNPFYRQVAMLQQAEVDGQDVARARFEQAFPDYQTAITPPLQLSQLRTLISWLWLAPTSKRHQLQPAMQTFLATSALPFRMKLQLRLLVGEQQAVGREWLALLQNGELPSPADEYFLPEDHPLWRGMDPEIFRQLQQNRAQALQQLRQ, from the coding sequence TTGATCGATCAAACACCGCTTCCGCTGCGGCCGGACCGCTGGCAGCTCGGCGACTGGCTGGTCGAGCCGGCGCGCAATGTCCTGCGCGATGCCGACGGCAACGAGCGGACGCTGGAACCGCGGGTCATGGCGGTGCTGGAATTGCTGCTCGCGAAAGCCGCCAGCGGCGCCGAGCCGGTCAGCGATGACACCTTGCTGGCTCAGGTCTGGCCCGGGGTCGCGGTCAGCGACGCCTCGGTCTATCAGGCCATCGCCCAGCTGCGCAAAGCGCTCGGCGACAGCGGTAAGCCCTATCGCTATGTCGGTCGGGTGTCCGGCAAGGGTTATTACCTGATGCAGCCGGCGCAGGCGCTGGCCGGCAGCACCGGCAGCTTCAGCGGCGACTTCAGTAACAACGTCAACAACACCACCAGCAGCATCAGCACTGCGACACCAAGCCAACCGCCAGCGTCGCCCGTGCTCGACAAGCGCACCGATACCGCCGCAATCGCGCCGGCGCTGCCGCGCAGCAAACGCTACTGGCCCTTGCTCGCAGCCATCCTCGCACTGACCGGCGCGCTTGGCTGGCTGGTGCTCACGCACGCGCCCACGCCAGCGAACCCGCCAGCGAACCAGCCCACCGCGATCACGGCGACTACCACAGCACCCAACCCAACTGGCGCCAACCCTGAAACGGTCGTGATAGCCAATAACGGAATGAACAACAGTGGGATGAGCAACAGCGATGCTCACGCCGATTCACCGGGCTGGGATGATTATCTGCAGGGTCGCTGGCTGTGGAATCAGCGCAAACCCGAGCAGCTGAACGAAGCGGCCAGCTATTTTCGCGCCGCACTGGCCAAAGATCCGAATCTGGCGCTGGCGTCGGTCGGCCTTTGCGATGTCTTCCATTTTCAACATCTGTACGGCGACTGGCCACTGAGCAAAGTGCTGGCGCAGTGCGAACCGCTGCTGCGCGATGCCTTGCAACGCGAGCCCGAGCTGGGAGCGGCGCTGGCCAGTTTCGGTTTGCTGAAACTGACCCAAGGCGAGCTTGATGCGGCGGCCACCTTTCTTGAGCGGGCGCTGACGCGCGAGCCCGACAACGCCATGGCCTGGCTCTGGAGTGGCCAGATCCTGCAGCGTCGCGGCGATGTCGCCGGCGCTACCGAGCGCATGCGTCGTGCCGCAGAACTCGACCCGCTGTCCGCCATTGTCAAACGCAGCCAAAGTCATCTGCTGATGAATACCGGTGACTTCATCGGTGCGCAACAGGCGTTCGAGGAAGCGCTGCTGCTGGAACCGGATTACGCCGACCGCGCACTCGATGAAATCGAGATGCGGCCGTTGACGGTGGCGCGCGCCGTCGCCTTTATTCAATGGGCGAAACGTTTTCCGGACCGCAGCGCCGCCAACCAAGCCGAGCGCGGTGTCGGCGTGCAAACCAATCTGGCGATGGTCTACCTCGCACTGCGCGATTTGCCACAGGCCGACGCGGCGCTCCAGCAAGCCGAAGCCGTTGCCCCACAGCATCCGTATGTGCAGCTGACGCGCGCCGTCTGGTGGCGCGCCAAAGGCAACCCCAAGCAGGCATTAGCCGTGCTGCAACGGCGCGCGGAGCAATCGGCACAGAATCCGTTCTACCGGCAAGTCGCCATGCTGCAACAGGCCGAAGTCGATGGCCAGGACGTCGCCCGGGCCCGCTTCGAGCAAGCATTTCCCGACTACCAAACGGCGATCACGCCGCCATTGCAACTCAGCCAGTTGCGCACCCTGATCAGTTGGCTGTGGTTGGCGCCGACGTCAAAGCGGCATCAGCTGCAACCGGCAATGCAGACGTTTCTGGCAACGTCGGCGTTGCCGTTTCGCATGAAGCTGCAATTGCGTTTGCTGGTCGGCGAGCAACAGGCGGTTGGTCGGGAATGGCTGGCGCTGCTACAAAACGGTGAACTGCCGTCGCCAGCCGATGAGTATTTTTTGCCGGAAGATCATCCACTCTGGCGCGGGATGGATCCGGAAATTTTCCGGCAACTGCAGCAGAACCGCGCCCAGGCCTTGCAGCAGCTGCGCCAGTAA
- a CDS encoding MORN repeat-containing protein gives MLVPTCVSAASTDTTELAQTDKGCKFYTYSRYRVTSASWSLPCTAGSFIAGKGTLTFDSRYLKPDSDDLIGLRHSEYRGVFKNGYLEGAGELKRDLMDAEGKLYARVQATGNFVRSEQTGPGKSIREIPDGNGGWRQTQLQDGEFLYDNMHGQVTWTYYPPPGSGYRARIISGQFDAAEARNATVMYTNTWLGGTLTITDPVSFNSDGQIVDTSARLHGTLARSGSRLNVSLPAVTLDNEAKFLRTFNLSTGNWEISCEDISDIRDNYAFVCPGTLAVDTPVFQGEQDWTILLAELDNSVAPLNAMDLRALRDLAAANEAQEQAEQEAEANATFTRDEFVSCIRFSERLEKQSQELEADGEAIDDDETALTWLISLHNAAVSVGGDGSGAGDLNARQRQHHNWVERHNRQADALNENVSRYKDQCLIEDASMPHAIVSELCAGSDSDFCRAWN, from the coding sequence GTGTTGGTGCCAACCTGCGTCAGCGCAGCGAGCACTGACACCACCGAACTGGCGCAGACCGACAAGGGGTGTAAGTTCTACACCTATTCCCGTTATCGCGTCACCAGCGCCAGCTGGAGCTTGCCGTGTACCGCCGGCAGCTTTATTGCGGGCAAAGGCACGTTGACGTTTGATTCACGCTACCTGAAACCCGACAGCGATGATCTGATTGGCCTGCGGCACAGCGAATACCGCGGCGTGTTCAAGAACGGTTATCTCGAAGGAGCCGGCGAGCTGAAACGTGACTTGATGGACGCAGAAGGCAAGCTTTATGCGCGCGTGCAGGCCACCGGCAATTTTGTTCGCAGTGAGCAGACCGGCCCCGGCAAATCGATTCGTGAAATACCGGACGGCAACGGTGGCTGGCGGCAGACTCAGCTGCAGGACGGTGAATTTCTGTATGACAACATGCACGGTCAGGTGACCTGGACTTACTATCCGCCGCCGGGCTCCGGCTATCGCGCGCGCATCATCAGCGGTCAATTTGATGCGGCTGAAGCCAGGAACGCCACCGTGATGTATACCAATACATGGCTCGGCGGCACGCTGACGATTACCGATCCGGTCAGCTTCAACAGCGATGGCCAGATTGTCGATACCTCCGCACGGCTGCATGGCACGCTGGCGCGGTCGGGCAGTCGGCTGAACGTTTCGCTGCCGGCGGTAACGCTCGACAACGAGGCCAAATTTCTGCGCACGTTCAACCTGTCAACGGGCAACTGGGAGATCAGTTGCGAGGACATCAGCGATATTCGTGACAACTATGCGTTTGTCTGTCCCGGTACTCTGGCCGTTGACACACCCGTGTTTCAGGGTGAGCAAGACTGGACCATTTTGCTCGCGGAACTGGATAACAGTGTTGCGCCATTGAACGCCATGGATTTGCGGGCGCTGCGGGATCTGGCCGCTGCCAACGAAGCGCAGGAGCAAGCCGAACAAGAGGCTGAAGCCAATGCGACATTCACCCGTGATGAATTTGTCAGCTGCATTCGCTTTTCCGAGCGGCTGGAAAAACAATCACAGGAACTCGAGGCCGATGGCGAAGCCATCGATGATGATGAGACCGCATTGACCTGGCTGATCTCGCTGCACAATGCTGCCGTTTCGGTGGGCGGCGATGGCAGTGGCGCAGGCGATCTGAATGCCCGTCAGCGACAGCATCACAATTGGGTGGAGCGTCACAACCGCCAGGCCGATGCGCTAAACGAAAACGTCAGTCGCTACAAAGACCAATGTCTGATCGAGGACGCCAGCATGCCACATGCGATTGTCAGCGAATTGTGTGCCGGTTCCGACTCGGATTTCTGCCGCGCCTGGAATTAG
- a CDS encoding EthD family reductase has protein sequence MIRVSAFYSQQAAASFDFDYYKNQHFPMVLALMKPFGAIRFEVERGLAMSDGSAPAYLAVGTIYFETMDGLAKGLAQHGGTILADVKNYTNLTPRLQFGELV, from the coding sequence ATGATTCGGGTATCGGCGTTCTATTCGCAGCAGGCGGCCGCCAGCTTTGATTTTGACTATTACAAAAACCAGCACTTTCCGATGGTGCTGGCACTGATGAAACCGTTTGGTGCCATCCGCTTCGAAGTCGAGCGCGGTCTGGCGATGAGTGATGGCAGCGCACCGGCGTACCTCGCGGTCGGCACGATCTATTTTGAAACGATGGACGGCTTGGCCAAGGGTCTGGCCCAACATGGCGGCACCATACTCGCCGATGTCAAAAACTACACCAACCTGACGCCACGGCTGCAATTTGGCGAATTGGTGTAA
- a CDS encoding low molecular weight protein tyrosine phosphatase family protein, which yields MKRALFICSQNRLRSPTAEQVFAGWPGVETDSAGISADAEVLLSTEQLAWATVIFVMEKAHRRKLASKYPRQLKDKQVICLDIPDDYAFMQPELVQLLERKAGPFLRTGAAAIRRGVMEQD from the coding sequence ATGAAGCGTGCGCTTTTTATCTGCAGCCAAAACCGGCTGCGCAGTCCGACGGCCGAGCAGGTGTTTGCCGGCTGGCCCGGCGTCGAGACCGATTCCGCCGGCATCAGTGCCGATGCCGAAGTGCTGCTGTCGACCGAGCAGCTGGCTTGGGCGACCGTTATTTTTGTAATGGAGAAGGCGCACCGACGCAAGCTCGCCAGCAAATACCCCCGTCAGCTGAAAGACAAGCAGGTGATCTGTCTGGATATTCCTGACGACTACGCGTTCATGCAACCGGAGCTGGTGCAATTGCTGGAACGAAAAGCCGGACCGTTTCTGCGCACCGGTGCTGCCGCGATTCGGCGCGGCGTGATGGAACAAGACTGA
- a CDS encoding NADPH-dependent FMN reductase produces MSELKILALSGSLRSASLNSALLRSTVRLAPPGISVRLFAGIGDLPLFNPDLEATWPPPVAALTEAVATADALIIASPEYAHGISGVMKNALDWLVGGDAFVNKPVALFNASPRSTYALTALREVIAVMSGRLVAAADLELPIRGSGLDEHGIGRDPAMSTAIRTSLLALQHAVQEFRQTDNG; encoded by the coding sequence GTGTCTGAGCTGAAGATACTGGCGCTGTCAGGCAGCTTGCGCAGCGCCTCGCTCAACTCCGCATTGCTGCGGTCAACGGTGCGGCTGGCACCGCCGGGCATTAGCGTCAGGCTCTTTGCCGGCATCGGTGATTTGCCGCTGTTCAATCCGGATCTTGAGGCGACTTGGCCGCCGCCGGTCGCTGCGTTGACCGAGGCGGTTGCAACGGCCGATGCCTTGATCATTGCCAGTCCGGAATATGCGCACGGCATTTCTGGCGTCATGAAAAACGCGCTGGATTGGCTGGTCGGTGGCGACGCCTTTGTCAACAAGCCGGTGGCGCTGTTCAACGCCTCACCACGCTCGACTTACGCGCTAACGGCGTTACGGGAAGTCATTGCCGTGATGTCGGGTCGGCTCGTTGCCGCCGCTGATCTGGAATTGCCAATCAGGGGTTCAGGCCTCGACGAACACGGTATTGGTCGCGACCCGGCGATGTCGACTGCCATCCGCACCTCATTGCTTGCTCTGCAGCACGCTGTGCAGGAATTCCGGCAAACGGATAACGGCTAG
- a CDS encoding Xaa-Pro dipeptidase, with protein sequence MTTTHGAHGICLSLLSSLSLSLMAALCSHPALAAETDSAPATRTLIQAGKLFDAHTGKLRSNQTIVIEGEQIVSVGAHQDGKPGDTVIDLSNATVLPGLIDAHTHLTGEPKFGYEELGISTPRAALTGAKNARITLLAGFTSVRDVGAPAYADVALRDAIDAGDVPGPHMIASGAALGITGGHCDNNLQPYEAHAQADGIADGVEGVQKKVREVIKYGASVIKFCATGGVLSKGDDPEASQYTFDEMKALVADAHRLGRKVAAHAHGGDGIILASEAGVDSIEHGSYIDAKGIATLKKNGTYMVPTIYLNTWLLDNADKIGLPEFYLKKEKAVAAVSFKNMSNAIKAGVKIAFGTDAAVYPHGLNARQFAMYVQMGMTPAQAIQSATVNAADLLGWADQTGALDAGKWADIIAVSGDPLADITLLENVQFVMKAGAVYKNNVAK encoded by the coding sequence ATGACGACTACCCACGGTGCCCACGGCATTTGTTTGAGCCTGCTTTCGAGTCTGTCTTTGAGTTTAATGGCTGCGCTCTGCAGCCACCCGGCACTGGCCGCAGAAACCGATAGCGCACCCGCAACTCGAACGCTCATCCAGGCCGGTAAATTATTTGATGCCCACACTGGCAAGCTGCGCAGCAATCAGACCATCGTGATCGAAGGCGAGCAGATTGTCAGCGTCGGTGCGCACCAGGATGGCAAACCCGGCGATACCGTCATCGATTTGTCCAACGCCACCGTGCTGCCGGGCTTGATCGATGCCCACACCCATCTGACCGGTGAACCGAAATTTGGTTATGAAGAGCTGGGTATCAGTACGCCGCGGGCGGCGCTGACTGGCGCCAAGAATGCCCGCATCACGTTGCTGGCCGGCTTCACCTCGGTGCGTGATGTCGGCGCCCCGGCGTATGCCGATGTCGCACTGCGCGATGCCATCGATGCCGGCGACGTACCGGGCCCGCACATGATCGCCAGCGGCGCTGCGCTCGGCATCACCGGCGGCCACTGCGACAACAATCTGCAACCTTACGAGGCGCATGCCCAGGCTGACGGCATTGCCGATGGCGTCGAAGGCGTGCAAAAGAAAGTGCGCGAAGTGATCAAGTACGGCGCCAGCGTGATCAAGTTCTGCGCGACCGGCGGTGTGCTCAGCAAAGGCGATGACCCGGAAGCCTCGCAGTACACCTTTGACGAAATGAAAGCGCTGGTTGCCGATGCCCATCGGCTTGGCCGCAAGGTGGCGGCGCATGCCCACGGCGGTGACGGCATCATTCTGGCCAGCGAAGCCGGTGTCGATTCGATCGAGCACGGCAGCTACATCGATGCCAAAGGCATCGCGACGCTGAAGAAAAACGGCACGTACATGGTGCCGACGATCTATCTGAACACCTGGTTGCTCGACAACGCCGACAAAATCGGCTTGCCGGAGTTTTACCTGAAGAAAGAAAAAGCGGTGGCGGCGGTCAGCTTCAAGAACATGTCGAACGCGATCAAGGCCGGCGTCAAGATTGCGTTCGGCACCGACGCGGCGGTCTATCCGCACGGCCTCAATGCCCGCCAGTTCGCGATGTATGTGCAGATGGGCATGACCCCCGCGCAGGCCATCCAGAGCGCGACCGTCAACGCCGCTGATCTGCTTGGCTGGGCCGACCAGACCGGCGCGCTCGATGCCGGCAAATGGGCCGACATCATCGCCGTCAGCGGCGACCCCTTGGCTGACATCACGTTGCTGGAAAATGTTCAATTTGTCATGAAAGCTGGCGCTGTGTACAAAAACAATGTGGCGAAATGA
- a CDS encoding GGDEF domain-containing protein: protein MELLLWRWSTIVQVSSDLMIALFFITLALSTRRVELRPWVQAWLMNLAALAVAVLYWLWQPQTRLWFAVVLFLYVFCKTLFVLLLLLGTRQFLPTRRWRLNPRQAVLVSAGLGFAGAVLIPNIDWLGTVQASVIAIGLGYGAWLALRHRITALAWIAVGFAARATLALVETAAYVLSNQMPDGGGDPVRIYLAAHSSFDSAAEWVIALGCVLALYRTIQQELTQTCSHLLSVKEELQTLVDSDALTGLGNRRTLRQVLASARDTGASIVFFDLDNFKQINDEYGHQIGDDCLKDFASALQHSFRPTDHIIRYAGDEFVVVAPGVTPEALQDRINTTRQQLSRHHRRGPRIRFSVGTSYLDVGGEPEAALHAADAAMYSQKKA from the coding sequence ATGGAGTTGTTGTTGTGGCGCTGGAGCACCATCGTTCAGGTCAGTTCGGATCTGATGATTGCGCTCTTTTTCATCACGCTGGCGCTGTCCACCCGGCGTGTTGAGCTGCGGCCATGGGTGCAGGCCTGGTTGATGAATCTGGCGGCGTTGGCCGTGGCGGTGCTGTATTGGCTGTGGCAACCGCAAACACGGCTGTGGTTTGCCGTGGTGTTGTTCCTGTATGTGTTTTGCAAAACCCTGTTTGTCCTGCTGCTGTTGCTGGGCACCCGGCAATTCCTGCCGACTCGGCGTTGGCGGCTGAACCCGCGGCAGGCGGTGCTGGTCAGTGCGGGGCTGGGTTTCGCCGGCGCGGTGCTGATTCCGAACATTGACTGGCTCGGGACGGTGCAGGCGTCGGTCATTGCCATCGGGCTCGGCTATGGCGCTTGGCTGGCATTGCGGCACCGGATTACCGCGCTGGCCTGGATTGCCGTGGGTTTTGCGGCGCGGGCAACGCTGGCGCTGGTCGAAACCGCCGCGTATGTGCTGTCCAACCAGATGCCGGATGGCGGCGGCGACCCGGTGCGGATTTATCTGGCGGCGCATTCGTCGTTCGATTCGGCAGCCGAATGGGTCATTGCGTTGGGCTGCGTGCTGGCGCTGTATCGCACCATTCAGCAGGAACTGACCCAGACCTGCAGCCATCTGCTGTCCGTCAAAGAAGAATTGCAGACGCTGGTCGACAGCGACGCGCTGACCGGGCTCGGCAATCGCCGGACGCTGCGACAGGTGCTGGCGTCGGCGCGCGACACCGGCGCCAGCATCGTGTTTTTTGATCTCGACAATTTCAAGCAGATCAACGACGAATACGGCCACCAGATCGGCGATGACTGCCTGAAAGATTTTGCCAGCGCGCTGCAGCACAGCTTCCGGCCGACCGATCACATCATTCGCTATGCCGGTGACGAATTTGTTGTCGTGGCGCCGGGTGTGACACCCGAGGCCCTGCAGGACCGCATCAACACCACCCGCCAGCAGCTGAGCCGGCACCACCGGCGCGGGCCGCGCATCCGGTTTTCGGTCGGTACCTCCTATCTGGACGTTGGCGGTGAACCGGAAGCCGCCCTGCACGCCGCCGACGCGGCGATGTATAGTCAGAAAAAAGCCTGA